The Tistrella mobilis genome window below encodes:
- a CDS encoding DUF1150 family protein — MPRFNLEETTRSPADVAEAARAAIRRMTPEAFAALGLEQVAYVRPVTTAGGVMFGVFSASGERVAVMADSASAIGAILQHEMVPATIH; from the coding sequence ATGCCCCGCTTCAACCTGGAAGAGACGACCCGTTCCCCTGCCGATGTGGCCGAGGCGGCCCGCGCCGCCATCCGCCGGATGACCCCCGAAGCCTTCGCGGCGCTGGGGCTTGAGCAGGTGGCCTATGTTCGCCCGGTGACCACTGCCGGCGGCGTGATGTTCGGCGTATTTTCAGCAAGCGGTGAACGCGTCGCCGTGATGGCCGACAGCGCCTCTGCGATCGGCGCCATCCTGCAGCACGAGATGGTGCCGGCGACGATCCATTGA
- a CDS encoding OsmC family protein has protein sequence MSGRIHRYTAETVWTGDTGQGTAGYRSYSRDHDLKIAGKPVIAGSSDPAFRGDTTRHNPEDLLVASASACHMLWYLHLASTRGIVVRSYTDTAEGEMTERADGGGAFTRIRLRPRVTISAGDPAVAQSLHGEAHHLCFIANSLNCPIEIEDTVEVVSA, from the coding sequence GCATCCACCGCTACACCGCCGAAACCGTCTGGACCGGCGATACCGGCCAGGGCACCGCCGGCTATCGCAGCTATTCCCGCGATCACGACCTCAAGATCGCGGGCAAGCCGGTCATCGCCGGCTCTTCGGACCCGGCCTTCCGCGGCGACACGACGCGCCACAACCCGGAAGACCTGCTGGTCGCCTCGGCCTCTGCCTGCCACATGCTCTGGTATCTGCATCTGGCCAGCACCCGGGGCATCGTCGTGCGCAGCTATACCGATACCGCCGAGGGCGAGATGACCGAACGCGCCGATGGCGGCGGCGCCTTCACCCGCATCCGGCTCAGGCCGCGGGTGACCATTTCCGCCGGCGATCCGGCCGTGGCGCAGTCCCTGCATGGCGAAGCGCATCATCTCTGCTTCATCGCCAACAGCCTCAACTGCCCGATCGAGATCGAGGATACGGTCGAGGTCGTCAGCGCCTGA
- a CDS encoding TIGR02300 family protein: MAKEEWGQKHTCRSCGARFYDMRRTPVTCPKCGAEQPQIEETRSRRAAREADELARERAAQARKAKAVPAEVEDVDEEGFDEAFDDDDEDDVGIEDASELGDDDVGDVRLGDEDDEN, from the coding sequence GTGGCGAAGGAGGAGTGGGGGCAGAAGCACACCTGCCGCAGCTGCGGTGCGCGCTTCTACGATATGCGCCGCACGCCGGTGACATGCCCCAAATGCGGTGCCGAGCAGCCGCAGATCGAAGAGACCCGTTCCCGCCGCGCTGCACGGGAGGCCGACGAGCTGGCCCGTGAGCGTGCGGCCCAGGCCCGCAAGGCCAAGGCCGTGCCGGCAGAGGTGGAGGATGTCGACGAGGAAGGCTTCGACGAAGCCTTCGACGATGACGACGAGGATGATGTCGGCATCGAAGATGCCTCGGAGCTGGGAGACGACGACGTCGGTGACGTCCGTCTCGGCGACGAGGACGACGAGAACTGA
- a CDS encoding Hsp20 family protein, translated as MSRFTAFNHPMMLGFDHMERMLDRLAKTGSDGYPPYNIEKLGERRLRITLAVAGFTMDDLTVTLEDNQLVIRGRQHDDANDGREFIHRGIAARQFQRTFLLADGIQVMDASLDNGLLHIDLEQPLPQSSVRTISIRKTQPDGRQSGSLLDER; from the coding sequence ATGTCGCGGTTCACCGCTTTCAATCACCCGATGATGCTGGGCTTCGACCACATGGAGCGCATGCTGGACCGTCTGGCCAAGACCGGCTCCGACGGATACCCGCCCTACAACATCGAGAAACTCGGCGAGCGGCGGCTGCGCATCACGCTTGCGGTTGCGGGTTTCACCATGGACGACCTGACGGTCACGCTGGAAGACAACCAGCTGGTGATCCGCGGGCGGCAGCACGACGACGCCAATGACGGCCGGGAGTTCATCCATCGCGGCATCGCGGCCCGGCAGTTCCAGCGCACCTTCCTGCTCGCCGACGGCATCCAGGTGATGGACGCCTCGCTGGACAACGGCCTGCTTCATATAGATCTGGAGCAACCGCTGCCGCAATCCTCGGTGCGGACGATCTCGATCCGCAAGACCCAGCCGGACGGACGCCAGTCGGGCAGCCTGCTCGACGAGCGCTGA
- a CDS encoding SWIM zinc finger family protein: MKIRIDIDSLLDEIAPSIVSRGERYHHDGRVTILDADPHRVLARVEGTEPYITRLFIDRDGHVDGDCSCPAYENYGPCKHMVAVGLTILKTGLQPDPEIARTRARIRTHLKSLDVDTLVGIVLDCALTDPELYRRLDLTALPGDESDDDAFTRLARAIDAALPDVEDDGWLDADMAEGWTLSIDPILTALLTMIETGRAELARRLIDHIRAAACRLIIGMDGDNTPVIELFSRLDQLHLAACRAAPPPPLTLAERLFARDIIAPEEIGSRTIADYTDLLGPEGLASWRRLVFDAWAAEPVIAPRPDSGTFPEVSARRLALARIMDQIAEADGDVEARIAIRARTLTSPADYRKLVEFCLEADRPDAARHWLDEGIWLFEGRKQLVRDLIILKTRLETPAKAPSPPADTEIRARTDRIEALIATGGRPAYEQACQLLKQLAALRSPAAHATHLDEIRRRYRSRRVLMSLLDA, from the coding sequence TTGAAGATCCGGATCGATATCGACAGTCTGCTCGACGAGATCGCCCCTTCGATCGTCAGCCGGGGTGAGCGCTACCACCACGATGGCCGCGTGACCATCCTCGACGCCGATCCGCACCGGGTGCTGGCCAGGGTGGAGGGCACGGAGCCCTACATCACCCGCCTGTTCATCGACCGGGATGGCCATGTCGATGGCGACTGCAGCTGCCCGGCCTATGAAAATTACGGGCCGTGCAAGCATATGGTCGCGGTGGGGCTGACCATCCTGAAGACGGGGCTTCAGCCCGATCCCGAGATCGCCCGGACCCGGGCGCGGATCCGCACCCATCTGAAAAGCCTGGACGTCGACACCCTGGTGGGAATCGTGCTCGACTGCGCGCTTACCGATCCGGAGCTTTATCGCAGGCTCGATCTGACCGCCTTGCCTGGCGATGAGAGTGACGACGACGCCTTCACGCGCCTCGCCAGGGCGATCGACGCTGCGCTGCCCGACGTGGAGGATGATGGCTGGCTCGATGCGGATATGGCCGAGGGCTGGACACTCTCGATCGACCCGATCCTGACCGCCCTGCTGACAATGATCGAGACCGGCCGCGCTGAGCTGGCCCGACGCCTGATCGATCATATCCGGGCCGCCGCCTGCCGGCTGATTATCGGCATGGATGGCGACAACACGCCGGTCATCGAGCTGTTCTCCAGGTTGGACCAGCTGCATCTGGCCGCCTGCCGGGCAGCACCGCCACCGCCCCTCACGCTGGCGGAGCGGCTTTTCGCACGCGATATCATCGCACCGGAAGAGATCGGCAGCCGTACGATCGCGGATTACACAGATCTCCTCGGACCCGAAGGCCTTGCGAGCTGGCGCCGGCTGGTCTTCGATGCCTGGGCTGCCGAACCGGTGATTGCACCCAGGCCTGATAGTGGCACGTTCCCGGAGGTATCGGCGCGGCGCCTCGCGCTGGCGCGGATCATGGACCAGATCGCGGAGGCTGATGGCGATGTCGAGGCCCGGATTGCCATCCGGGCCAGAACCCTGACCTCACCCGCCGACTATCGGAAACTGGTGGAGTTCTGCCTGGAAGCCGACCGGCCCGATGCTGCCCGGCACTGGCTGGACGAGGGGATCTGGCTGTTTGAGGGCAGGAAGCAACTGGTCCGGGATCTGATCATTCTCAAGACCAGGCTGGAGACGCCGGCCAAGGCGCCGTCCCCCCCTGCGGATACGGAGATCCGGGCACGTACGGATCGGATCGAAGCGCTGATCGCGACCGGGGGCAGGCCGGCCTATGAACAGGCCTGCCAGCTGCTGAAGCAGCTGGCAGCGCTGAGGAGTCCCGCCGCGCATGCAACGCATCTGGACGAGATCAGACGGCGCTATCGCAGCCGTCGGGTACTGATGAGCCTGCTCGACGCCTGA